From Nymphaea colorata isolate Beijing-Zhang1983 chromosome 6, ASM883128v2, whole genome shotgun sequence, a single genomic window includes:
- the LOC116256451 gene encoding uncharacterized protein LOC116256451, with protein sequence MSGLGTPDFFYREAQRLGYVARSAFKLLQMQKQHKLIAPGDSVLDLGCAPGAWLQVACQSLGHLKNGGAVVGIDLKKVKVPSIHCDSRVQTVSADVMELSREQVMAFSPKGKGFSVILSDMCPSVSGISMKDTILSGELAKRALLLAIGRNRLSGLDEYSFLFESEDASRDDPDAGVLQPKGNLVMKLLESEENQRYRDVCRQHFQKASWLRPKATRSSSKEIYLVCLGLGKAKS encoded by the exons ATGAGCGGTCTGGGAACGCCCGACTTCTTCTATAGAGAAGCTCAGCGCCTAGGCTATGTCGCACGGTCGGCGTTCAAA CTGCTACAAATGCAGAAGCAGCATAAATTGATTGCTCCAGGTGATTCCGTTCTTGACCTCGGATGCGCTCCTGGTGCTTGGCTTCAG GTGGCGTGCCAGAGTTTGGGTCATCTGAAGAATGGCGGAGCAGTTGTTGGTATTGATTTGAAG AAGGTGAAAGTTCCGTCCATCCACTGTGACTCTCGTGTGCAAACGGTTTCAGCCGACGTGATGGAGCTATCAAGGGAACAAGTTATGGCATTCTCTCctaag GGGAAGGGATTCTCAGTTATTCTATCTGATATGTGTCCCTCTGTTTCTGGGATCTCAATGAAAGACACTATTCTGTCTGGGGAATTGGCAAAACGAGCACTTCTTTTGGCAATTGGCAGGAACAGATTATCAGGCTTGGACGAGTACAGTTTCTTGTTTGAATCAGAAGACGCCTCTAGAGATGATCCAGATGCAGGTGTTCTACAACCAAAGGGCAATCTTGTCATGAAGCTTCTTGAGAGTGAAGAAAACCAAA GATATAGGGATGTGTGCAGGCAGCACTTCCAGAAGGCATCATGGTTGAGGCCTAAAGCTACAAGATCTTCATCCAAGGAGATTTATTTGGTTTGCCTAGGGTTGGGGAAGGCCAAAAGCTAA